In Carcharodon carcharias isolate sCarCar2 chromosome 22, sCarCar2.pri, whole genome shotgun sequence, the following are encoded in one genomic region:
- the LOC121293578 gene encoding myeloid-associated differentiation marker-like protein 2 — translation METGGPYLNTSALLSPLGALRCLQTVFGCITLSLVAHDGGFGAAYGHFCMFAWCFCLALSALILSFEFTRLHSCLTISWDNFTISFAMLATLMYVTATVIYPIYFVELDCQDCQSRNFRISATASSAVACIAYAVEIHLTRAKPGHIGAYMATTSGLLKVVQAYVACIIFGALLNGSQYSRYTATQWCVVVYSICFILTALVIALNVSGRTGMLRCPFDRVVVLYTFLATLLYLSAAVIWPIFCFDNKYGSMDRPPSCSMGDCPWDSQLIIAIFTYINLILYIVDLIYSQKIRYIAEP, via the coding sequence ATGGAGACGGGAGGTCCCTATCTGAACACCTCGGCCCTGCTGTCCCCGCTGGGGGCGCTCCGCTGCCTGCAGACCGTCTTTGGATGTATCACCTTGAGCCTGGTCGCCCACGACGGAGGCTTCGGCGCCGCTTACGGCCACTTCTGCATGTTCGCCTGGTGCTTCTGCCTGGCCCTGAGCGCCCTGATCCTTTCCTTCGAGTTCACCCGGCTCCACAGCTGCCTGACCATCTCCTGGGACAACTTCACCATCTCCTTCGCCATGTTGGCCACCCTCATGTACGTGACGGCCACGGTCATCTACCCCATCTACTTCGTGGAGCTGGACTGCCAGGACTGTCAGTCCCGGAACTTCAGGATTTCAGCCACCGCCTCCTCGGCTGTCGCCTGCATCGCCTATGCGGTGGAGATCCACCTGACCCGGGCCAAACCCGGTCACATCGGTGCCTACATGGCCACCACCTCTGGGCTCCTCAAGGTGGTCCAGGCTTACGTAGCCTGCATCATCTTCGGAGCCCTGCTGAATGGCAGCCAGTACAGTCGCTACACAGCCACCCAGTGGTGTGTGGTGGTCTACTCCATCTGCTTCATCCTCACCGCCCTGGTCATTGCCCTCAATGTCTCCGGGAGAACTGGCATGCTGAGGTGCCCCTTCGACAGGGTGGTGGTCCTCTACACCTTCCTGGCCACCCTGCTGTACCTGAGCGCCGCGGTCATCTGGCCCATCTTCTGCTTTGACAACAAGTATGGCTCAATGGACAGGCCACCCAGTTGCTCAATGGGGGACTGCCCCTGGGATAGCCAGCTGATCATCGCCATCTTCACCTACATCAACCTCATTCTGTACATTGTCGACCTGATCTACTCGCAGAAGATTCGTTACATTGCAGAGCCTTGA